From one Enterococcus sp. DIV2402 genomic stretch:
- a CDS encoding Cna B-type domain-containing protein, with the protein MMEIIHSSHARQHQSRPTTPVTIELLGNGDPVLKNGSPVTATLEANNTYKFENLPKFDSSGNLIRYTVRDSIAGYTSSSNIDGTELTNTLDSTSITVTKVWKGDAAVASMTRPESIQLQLYSREKNSSAPFVAVTPANIQTISGSTAEWSYTFGGLAKYRNIEDELVELEYAVKEVASESLNGYEVSYEEDDLEFALNGQEITNTLKTTDVPVAKRWAGEPADYNDRPASVTFVLDRYVAGQTEVDGQAIASHQLTGNDWEYSFTGLPTYDKNGNAYSYQVRETDLNDGYTPSGPIVENGTQVITNTFVPDTAISVTKDWQDTSDESIRPESIVVILSRYTTDANNPVELTRATLNADNDWTTLFDDLPKYNSDNERYTYLIEEVAVFGYTSQAAITTETGKHVTITNTLDTVNIPVKKVWDDHGFTVEHQNSVRFTLTRQTEAGETDPSFVSRTLTLDLTTNWQGAWNGLAKVDKEGNPFMYTVTEVETDIPAGYTASAPVSVDADEVVEAEPLTITNTLDPTDITITKVWEDHSNAFNTRPTAITFNLMKNIGTTEEPNLIPVVKNDNSLTQADATLDDFATDEWTYTFTGLPKYEDGKEIQYTVVETNTPKNYESSVTGTTLTNTLPTVAIAGTKNWQDDDDKYTTRPALAAINAIDVTLYVKGEEIPVQKGGQDVTTKLVATEEEPNGHYSFTDLPKLDADGNEITYIVKDSVKGYVSSSNDGATELTNTLETPVEIKGQKTWMGSNNTPITDADFLPAELTIYLTRKVKDSTDDFVKLAETEQKITAANDWEYSFDNQPQYNQANEEYEYLVREEVPNGYTFTPDPANRTLTNKLQTTKVTATKVWEDSGEENSRPDEITFKLYRSVEGGQPEEVETRSLTRANKLLLSDNWQIEFTDLPTHNREGKKYTYTVDESDKPDWYTKDIQQEDNEVTITNTVLKPGEVAVEKVWNDLDDTSSRPSEITVHLYRSIEGTPFSTEAYQTQILKAEDFDENARTWSYVFKELPTQDKNGEPYIYQVTEEAVTGYTTTLENEGQTKTITNTLNSVEIQGTKDWEDAQNMSARPAQVTIELYRKLVTEEDFPEEALRSQPITAPWMYDFGKLAATDSNGTAYEYKVAEVPVAGYETSITGSTVTNTLDTTSVEATKIWEDNDNSFGTRPDEVTFQLMRRTASGLVPVQKVTESNGELVSETITKTLTEDDVDDEDDNKWVVAFTDLPKVDNQGTIIEYVVQEMPTETDKPLLGYTTTYSDDHLTVMNTLDLTHEVEVTKEWQDHQNEANTRPESITFELKRNGSPALDTQGEPITATVTGEMTADTWRHIFTGLSKYDGNGTEFTYIVTEKAINGYTRTDDGTGLTVVNGLITDQKLSVKKVWQGDEDHKQATRPTSIHVQLFRQLDDELKLVTDAGVINELTLNEANEWTGEFTGLPQYQQGDSTKPFVYVAREMAADELAGYTPTYAFDEEENQYVVTNTLQTTKEISVKKVWEDATDKTSRPDKITFEVVPYIDGQEDMSFTNRKQIEVTGTTDTDEWTAEITSLPTHNKDGKEYTYGVREIDVPHGYRDVSSAGLTTTITNELIPQDAISVRKIWENKNDGNTEQIQPDITVQLYRHIDGEMEELVNTTTLTADKLSHLFTGLAKQNKNGNTYIYTVKEVVPDGYDAVIDVAELGTQVDITNTLKTTDVTIEKIWEDTSDRSIRPDYIDFTLYRYTTDEDERQEVQVNSETTLTANGWRTTFTGLALKDASGADYTYTVEEANVNGYQDPIITTEKSSEGQKVTITNRLEITQVHAMKVWSDNDNALNTHPTSITLNLMRHVGDELEPVTRLVAGGEELVTAIVEPDSEDNWSHSFTGLPKFDQMGEPIVYTVEEVPVNGYQTTYTDETDEQTGEVTTTITNTFQPVTLTGWKIWNDHDNVWGTRPDGIQLNLYRHTASDTEPKLVTATITTKNQNWEYTFDNLPAYNQVSEKYIYTIEEEVVPGYERTNSEVAWQIGTEPVLTVENTLMTPISLSGTKSWIGDESFATVRPTTVTIELLRDGQPALDTNGEPITTTTDSQGKYYFTGLPAFEKANTNKPFEYSVREITPAGYQAHLDDVVADEDNATKLIQNIENELQTTKIDVKKVWVDDTDNSSRQSVTFEVVPMIDGEVDEAFTNHPTVTLNPDDAGFFSQNTWTGEITGLPMYNSEGKLYEYTIREVNVPNGYEATVTDNRTITNTLLEKGDILVEKIWKDEQDTSVRPASITFNLYRQVQGKPETKTLFKEAVSLEPSPSETSGSRWTYKFEGLADKNKDGEAYVYSVEEHEVAGYTTEVDNSDAQTKVITNELKATDVTIKKVWEDAHDQSIRPTSITFNLYREIKDQPETKVLFRENVTFTPLDKTSATWEMKLVNLAANDSTGKEFIYTVEEHAVSGYTSTTEATTMTNSLQTTSLSIEKKWRDQDNQFGLRPESIHLQVMKVKDGTLVPAERSVVRDGEVMTETIEATVDEDDEWTYTFANLPGVDTTGETISYRVIESPVAGYDTIYSDDDLTITNTLQTTTLEGDKIWDDLDNQYELRPEEVTVYVTRNGERWTDVPAQTLSEDNWHYHFADLPTIDAQGKPYVYAVVEEPVADYTAEMRDGELINHLNTMKVIVTKEWIDEKNQANKRPDTVTVKLYANDVFIKDLVLTGEDWQAVTTVPATFKGQKVIYSIEEIPVEGYDSEVSGSASSGFTVTNTYQPTEPEESTTESTSTSETDSSSTPETESTSTSETDSSSTTETESTSETDSSNTPETESTSTSETESSSTSETESTSTSETDSSSTPETESTSTSETESSSTTETESTSETDSSSTPETESTSTSETDSSSTPETESTSETDSSNTPETESTSTSETESSSTSETESTSTSETDSSSTPETESTSTSETDSSSTPETESTSTSETDSSSTPETESTSTSETNSSSTPETESTSTSETDSSSTPETESTSETDSSSTPETESPSETDSSSTPETESTSETDSSSTPETESTSETDSSSTTETDSSSATTGTTSNGKPGTSNSPNTNNKTDNSNQSGYLPQTGEVQSWLLFIVGMGLIGSAVTLGLKRRKK; encoded by the coding sequence ATGATGGAAATAATTCACAGCAGTCACGCCCGACAACACCAGTCACGCCCGACAACACCAGTCACAATTGAGTTATTAGGTAATGGCGATCCTGTGTTAAAAAATGGCAGCCCAGTGACTGCAACACTTGAAGCAAACAATACGTATAAATTTGAGAACTTACCAAAATTTGATTCATCGGGTAATCTTATTCGCTATACAGTACGAGATTCGATTGCTGGATATACAAGTAGTAGCAATATAGACGGTACAGAATTAACCAATACGCTAGATTCGACATCTATTACAGTGACCAAAGTTTGGAAAGGCGATGCAGCAGTTGCCTCAATGACACGTCCTGAAAGTATTCAATTACAATTGTACAGTCGTGAGAAAAATAGTTCAGCTCCATTTGTAGCTGTGACACCAGCAAACATTCAAACTATTTCAGGTTCTACAGCTGAGTGGTCATATACTTTTGGAGGTCTTGCAAAATACCGAAACATCGAGGATGAACTTGTTGAATTGGAATATGCAGTCAAAGAAGTAGCGTCTGAAAGCCTAAATGGTTATGAAGTAAGCTATGAAGAAGACGATTTAGAGTTTGCATTAAATGGACAAGAAATTACGAATACATTAAAAACAACAGATGTGCCAGTCGCAAAACGATGGGCGGGAGAACCAGCAGATTATAATGATCGACCAGCTTCGGTTACGTTTGTTTTAGATCGCTATGTAGCTGGACAAACAGAAGTGGATGGGCAAGCAATCGCATCGCATCAACTAACAGGTAATGATTGGGAGTATAGCTTTACTGGATTACCAACGTATGATAAGAATGGTAACGCGTATAGCTATCAAGTACGTGAAACAGATTTAAATGATGGCTACACACCAAGTGGACCGATCGTAGAAAATGGTACGCAAGTGATTACCAATACATTTGTTCCAGATACAGCAATTTCAGTGACGAAAGACTGGCAAGATACCTCAGATGAAAGCATTCGACCAGAAAGTATTGTTGTTATCCTTTCTCGTTATACAACTGATGCCAACAATCCGGTGGAACTTACTAGAGCAACACTAAATGCAGATAATGATTGGACAACACTTTTTGATGATTTACCAAAATATAATAGTGACAATGAGAGATACACGTATCTTATCGAGGAAGTAGCTGTTTTTGGCTACACTTCTCAAGCAGCTATCACTACTGAAACAGGGAAACATGTGACTATTACCAATACACTAGACACAGTAAATATCCCAGTCAAAAAAGTATGGGATGATCACGGATTTACTGTCGAACATCAAAATAGTGTCCGGTTCACCTTAACTCGCCAAACAGAAGCTGGCGAGACAGACCCAAGTTTTGTTTCACGTACACTAACGCTTGATTTGACAACAAATTGGCAGGGGGCATGGAATGGTTTAGCAAAAGTTGATAAAGAGGGCAATCCATTCATGTATACTGTGACAGAAGTAGAAACTGATATTCCAGCAGGTTATACTGCCAGTGCGCCGGTATCTGTTGATGCAGATGAGGTTGTTGAAGCTGAACCATTGACTATTACGAACACGCTAGATCCAACTGATATTACGATTACAAAAGTGTGGGAAGATCATAGCAATGCGTTTAATACACGACCAACGGCAATTACGTTTAATTTGATGAAAAACATTGGTACAACCGAGGAACCGAATCTTATTCCAGTAGTGAAAAACGATAATTCATTGACACAAGCAGATGCGACACTTGACGACTTTGCTACAGATGAATGGACGTACACCTTTACTGGTTTACCTAAATATGAAGACGGCAAAGAAATTCAATACACAGTCGTTGAAACAAATACACCAAAAAATTATGAAAGTTCAGTAACAGGTACAACCCTTACGAACACTCTACCAACTGTCGCTATTGCAGGTACAAAAAACTGGCAAGATGACGATGATAAATATACGACACGACCAGCGTTAGCAGCTATTAATGCCATTGATGTTACCTTGTATGTGAAAGGTGAAGAAATCCCTGTTCAAAAAGGCGGTCAAGATGTAACGACGAAACTTGTTGCAACAGAGGAAGAACCGAATGGGCACTATTCATTTACTGACTTACCAAAATTGGATGCGGACGGTAATGAAATTACGTATATCGTCAAAGATAGTGTCAAAGGATACGTGAGCAGTAGCAATGATGGTGCAACTGAACTAACAAATACGTTGGAAACACCAGTTGAAATCAAGGGTCAAAAAACTTGGATGGGATCAAATAACACGCCAATTACAGATGCGGACTTTTTACCAGCAGAACTCACGATTTATTTAACTCGTAAAGTCAAAGATTCAACAGATGACTTTGTTAAGTTAGCAGAGACAGAGCAAAAAATCACTGCAGCAAACGATTGGGAATATTCATTTGATAACCAACCGCAATACAATCAAGCCAATGAAGAATATGAATATTTAGTACGAGAAGAAGTTCCAAATGGCTACACATTTACGCCAGATCCAGCAAATAGAACCTTAACGAACAAGTTGCAGACAACGAAAGTGACAGCAACGAAAGTCTGGGAAGATTCTGGTGAGGAAAATAGCCGCCCAGATGAAATCACCTTTAAATTGTATCGTTCAGTTGAAGGCGGACAACCAGAAGAAGTTGAGACCAGATCATTAACGAGAGCCAATAAACTATTACTCTCAGATAACTGGCAAATTGAATTTACCGACTTACCAACTCACAATCGAGAAGGTAAAAAATATACCTATACAGTAGATGAGTCTGATAAACCAGACTGGTATACGAAAGATATCCAGCAAGAAGACAATGAGGTGACAATCACCAATACTGTCTTAAAACCTGGAGAAGTAGCGGTTGAAAAAGTATGGAACGATTTAGATGATACAAGTAGTCGTCCAAGTGAAATTACCGTTCATTTATATCGTAGTATTGAAGGTACGCCTTTTTCAACCGAAGCTTATCAGACGCAGATCTTAAAAGCAGAAGATTTCGATGAGAACGCGCGGACATGGAGTTATGTGTTTAAAGAGCTGCCGACACAAGATAAAAATGGTGAACCATATATTTATCAAGTAACTGAAGAGGCAGTAACTGGCTACACGACAACTCTGGAAAATGAAGGTCAAACGAAAACAATCACTAACACTTTAAACAGTGTAGAAATACAAGGAACCAAAGATTGGGAAGATGCACAAAATATGAGTGCACGTCCTGCTCAAGTAACGATTGAACTTTATCGTAAACTTGTGACAGAGGAGGATTTCCCAGAAGAAGCGTTGCGTAGTCAACCGATTACGGCACCGTGGATGTATGACTTTGGTAAATTAGCAGCTACCGATTCAAACGGTACGGCTTATGAATACAAGGTTGCAGAAGTCCCTGTAGCAGGATACGAAACAAGTATTACAGGTTCGACAGTTACCAATACGTTAGACACAACTTCTGTGGAAGCAACCAAAATTTGGGAGGACAACGATAATTCATTTGGTACACGCCCAGACGAAGTAACCTTCCAATTAATGCGTCGTACAGCTTCAGGATTAGTTCCTGTTCAAAAAGTTACTGAATCAAACGGTGAGTTAGTGTCAGAAACAATTACCAAAACGTTAACCGAGGATGACGTAGATGATGAGGATGACAACAAATGGGTAGTCGCATTTACTGATTTACCGAAAGTTGACAATCAAGGAACAATCATTGAATATGTGGTTCAAGAAATGCCAACGGAGACCGATAAACCACTTCTTGGCTATACAACAACGTATAGCGATGATCATCTAACAGTTATGAACACACTGGATTTAACACATGAAGTGGAAGTAACGAAGGAATGGCAGGACCATCAGAATGAAGCGAATACCCGTCCAGAATCAATTACCTTTGAACTGAAACGGAATGGTAGTCCGGCATTAGATACTCAAGGGGAACCAATTACAGCGACTGTTACTGGGGAAATGACAGCTGACACATGGCGTCATATCTTTACTGGTTTATCAAAATATGATGGTAATGGGACTGAGTTCACGTATATCGTAACAGAAAAAGCTATTAACGGATACACGCGTACAGATGATGGCACAGGATTAACCGTGGTCAATGGGTTGATTACGGATCAAAAACTGTCTGTCAAAAAAGTGTGGCAAGGTGATGAAGACCACAAACAAGCAACGCGACCAACTAGCATTCATGTCCAACTCTTCCGTCAACTGGATGATGAATTGAAATTAGTGACCGATGCAGGTGTCATCAATGAATTAACTCTTAATGAAGCAAATGAGTGGACCGGTGAATTCACTGGTTTACCGCAATATCAGCAAGGTGATTCAACGAAACCATTTGTGTATGTTGCTAGAGAAATGGCAGCAGATGAATTAGCTGGTTATACACCAACCTATGCATTTGATGAGGAAGAAAATCAATATGTTGTAACCAATACGTTACAAACAACGAAAGAAATTTCAGTGAAGAAAGTTTGGGAAGACGCAACAGACAAGACAAGTCGCCCAGATAAAATAACCTTTGAAGTGGTCCCTTATATTGATGGTCAAGAAGACATGAGTTTCACTAACCGCAAACAAATTGAAGTGACAGGAACGACAGATACCGATGAATGGACAGCTGAAATTACTAGCTTACCAACCCATAATAAAGATGGCAAAGAATATACGTATGGTGTGAGAGAAATTGATGTACCACACGGTTATCGTGATGTTTCATCCGCTGGTTTGACGACTACGATTACCAATGAATTAATTCCACAAGATGCGATTTCTGTCAGAAAAATTTGGGAAAATAAAAATGATGGCAATACGGAACAAATTCAACCAGACATTACTGTTCAGTTATATCGTCATATTGATGGAGAAATGGAAGAATTAGTTAATACAACGACCTTAACAGCAGACAAATTAAGCCATCTATTCACAGGTTTAGCTAAACAAAACAAAAATGGGAATACGTATATTTATACAGTCAAAGAAGTGGTTCCAGATGGTTATGATGCCGTAATTGATGTGGCAGAATTAGGAACACAAGTGGACATTACGAATACGTTGAAAACCACGGATGTCACTATTGAAAAAATTTGGGAAGACACTTCAGACAGAAGTATTCGTCCAGATTATATTGACTTTACGTTATATCGTTACACCACCGATGAAGACGAACGTCAAGAAGTTCAAGTAAATAGTGAAACAACACTAACAGCTAACGGCTGGCGTACGACATTCACAGGTTTAGCACTTAAAGATGCTTCTGGTGCAGATTATACGTATACTGTGGAAGAAGCAAATGTGAATGGGTATCAAGATCCAATAATTACTACTGAGAAAAGTAGTGAGGGTCAAAAAGTAACGATTACCAATAGATTAGAAATCACGCAAGTTCATGCGATGAAGGTGTGGTCAGATAATGACAATGCATTAAACACGCATCCAACAAGTATTACATTGAACTTAATGCGTCACGTTGGTGATGAATTAGAACCAGTAACGCGACTAGTTGCGGGCGGTGAAGAGTTAGTGACAGCTATTGTCGAACCAGATAGCGAGGATAACTGGTCACATTCGTTCACAGGTTTACCGAAATTTGACCAAATGGGTGAACCAATCGTTTATACCGTTGAAGAAGTACCTGTAAATGGATATCAAACAACTTATACAGATGAGACGGATGAGCAAACCGGTGAAGTGACGACAACGATTACGAATACTTTCCAACCAGTTACATTAACTGGTTGGAAAATTTGGAATGACCATGATAATGTCTGGGGAACGCGCCCAGACGGTATTCAACTTAACCTTTACCGTCATACAGCAAGTGATACAGAACCAAAATTAGTAACAGCAACAATTACCACTAAGAACCAAAATTGGGAATACACATTTGATAATTTACCAGCATATAATCAAGTATCTGAGAAATATATTTACACGATTGAAGAAGAAGTCGTACCAGGTTATGAACGAACAAATTCTGAAGTAGCTTGGCAAATTGGTACAGAACCTGTGTTAACGGTAGAAAATACGTTGATGACACCAATTAGTCTGTCGGGTACGAAGTCTTGGATTGGCGATGAATCATTTGCAACTGTTCGTCCAACTACCGTAACAATTGAATTGTTACGTGATGGTCAGCCAGCATTAGATACAAATGGTGAACCAATTACGACAACAACTGATTCGCAAGGCAAGTATTACTTTACAGGGCTACCAGCATTTGAAAAAGCAAATACCAACAAACCGTTTGAATATTCAGTTCGTGAGATTACACCAGCTGGTTATCAAGCACATTTAGATGATGTTGTTGCGGATGAAGACAATGCTACGAAATTGATTCAAAATATCGAAAATGAATTACAAACAACAAAAATTGATGTGAAGAAAGTTTGGGTAGATGATACAGACAATAGTAGTCGTCAATCGGTCACTTTTGAAGTAGTCCCAATGATTGATGGCGAAGTGGATGAAGCCTTTACCAATCATCCAACCGTAACTTTAAATCCAGATGATGCTGGTTTCTTTAGCCAAAATACGTGGACGGGTGAAATTACTGGTTTACCAATGTATAACAGCGAAGGAAAACTTTATGAATATACGATTCGTGAAGTAAATGTTCCAAATGGTTATGAAGCAACGGTAACTGATAACCGAACCATTACCAATACATTGCTTGAAAAAGGCGATATTCTTGTTGAAAAAATTTGGAAAGATGAACAAGATACGAGTGTTCGTCCAGCAAGTATTACGTTCAATTTATATCGTCAAGTTCAAGGCAAGCCAGAAACAAAAACACTATTCAAAGAAGCGGTGAGCTTGGAACCTAGTCCATCAGAAACTTCCGGCAGTCGTTGGACTTATAAATTTGAAGGATTAGCAGATAAGAATAAAGATGGGGAAGCCTATGTTTATTCTGTCGAAGAGCATGAAGTAGCCGGCTATACGACAGAAGTGGATAATTCTGACGCACAAACCAAAGTCATCACTAATGAATTAAAAGCAACCGATGTTACAATCAAAAAAGTTTGGGAAGATGCACATGATCAAAGTATTCGTCCAACAAGTATTACATTCAACTTGTACCGCGAAATAAAAGATCAACCAGAAACCAAAGTGCTCTTTAGAGAAAACGTGACCTTCACGCCGTTAGATAAAACATCTGCGACCTGGGAAATGAAGCTGGTTAATCTAGCTGCCAATGATTCAACAGGCAAAGAGTTTATTTATACGGTGGAAGAACACGCCGTGTCAGGTTATACATCAACGACAGAAGCTACCACTATGACGAACTCGTTGCAGACAACTAGCTTATCGATTGAGAAAAAATGGCGTGATCAAGACAATCAATTTGGATTGCGACCAGAAAGTATTCATCTACAAGTGATGAAAGTCAAAGATGGTACACTTGTTCCGGCAGAAAGAAGCGTTGTTAGAGATGGTGAAGTTATGACTGAAACTATTGAAGCGACTGTGGATGAAGACGATGAATGGACCTATACTTTTGCTAATTTACCAGGAGTAGATACAACTGGTGAAACCATCTCGTATCGTGTTATTGAAAGCCCAGTTGCTGGGTATGACACCATATATAGTGATGATGACTTAACTATTACGAACACGCTGCAAACAACCACACTTGAAGGTGATAAAATTTGGGATGATTTGGACAATCAGTATGAGCTGCGTCCAGAAGAAGTGACAGTCTATGTAACCCGAAATGGCGAACGCTGGACAGATGTCCCAGCTCAAACATTGTCTGAGGACAATTGGCATTATCATTTTGCAGACTTACCAACAATTGATGCGCAAGGGAAACCTTATGTGTATGCTGTTGTCGAAGAGCCTGTCGCAGATTATACTGCGGAAATGCGAGATGGAGAGCTGATTAATCATCTAAACACGATGAAAGTAATTGTAACAAAAGAATGGATCGATGAGAAAAACCAAGCAAACAAACGTCCAGATACTGTAACAGTGAAACTGTATGCCAACGATGTGTTCATAAAAGATTTAGTTCTGACTGGCGAAGACTGGCAGGCTGTCACGACAGTACCTGCAACATTCAAAGGTCAAAAAGTCATCTATTCTATTGAAGAAATACCAGTAGAGGGGTATGATTCCGAAGTATCCGGCAGTGCAAGTAGCGGATTTACAGTAACCAATACTTACCAGCCAACAGAACCAGAAGAATCAACAACCGAAAGCACAAGTACAAGTGAAACTGACTCAAGCAGTACGCCAGAAACAGAAAGTACAAGTACGAGCGAAACCGACTCAAGCAGTACAACAGAAACGGAAAGTACAAGCGAGACTGACTCAAGTAATACGCCAGAAACGGAAAGTACAAGTACAAGCGAAACCGAATCAAGCAGTACGTCAGAAACGGAAAGTACAAGTACAAGCGAAACCGACTCAAGTAGTACACCAGAAACGGAAAGCACAAGTACAAGTGAAACCGAATCAAGCAGTACAACAGAAACGGAAAGTACAAGCGAGACTGACTCAAGTAGTACACCAGAAACGGAAAGCACAAGTACAAGCGAGACCGACTCAAGTAGTACGCCAGAAACGGAAAGCACAAGCGAAACCGACTCAAGTAATACGCCAGAAACGGAAAGTACAAGTACAAGCGAAACCGAATCAAGCAGTACGTCAGAAACGGAAAGTACAAGTACAAGCGAAACCGACTCAAGTAGTACACCAGAAACGGAAAGCACAAGTACAAGCGAGACTGACTCAAGTAGTACACCAGAAACGGAAAGCACAAGTACAAGCGAGACTGACTCAAGTAGTACACCAGAAACAGAAAGTACAAGTACAAGCGAAACCAACTCAAGTAGTACGCCAGAAACGGAAAGCACAAGTACAAGCGAGACTGACTCAAGTAGTACACCAGAAACGGAAAGTACAAGCGAAACTGACTCAAGCAGTACGCCAGAAACGGAAAGTCCAAGCGAAACCGACTCAAGCAGTACACCAGAAACTGAAAGTACAAGCGAGACTGACTCAAGCAGTACACCAGAAACTGAAAGTACAAGCGAGACTGACTCAAGCAGTACAACAGAAACAGATAGTTCAAGCGCAACTACTGGCACAACATCTAATGGGAAACCAGGGACGTCAAATTCTCCTAATACTAATAACAAAACAGATAATTCCAATCAATCAGGTTATCTGCCACAAACAGGAGAAGTTCAATCATGGCTACTGTTCATTGTTGGTATGGGACTTATCGGTAGTGCGGTAACACTAGGTCTAAAACGCAGAAAAAAATAA